One Bacillota bacterium genomic region harbors:
- a CDS encoding zinc-ribbon domain containing protein gives MFQDKTLQCRDCGADFVFTAGEQEFYADKGFENLPARCPECRSARRQNRRGFGGGQPRQMYPAVCAGCGVETEVPFEPTGVKPVYCRDCFQANRSYGGR, from the coding sequence CCAGGACAAGACACTGCAGTGCAGAGACTGTGGGGCCGACTTCGTGTTCACCGCCGGTGAGCAGGAGTTCTACGCCGACAAGGGTTTCGAGAATCTGCCGGCCCGGTGCCCGGAGTGCCGTTCCGCCAGAAGGCAGAACCGCAGAGGTTTCGGCGGCGGGCAGCCCCGGCAAATGTACCCGGCGGTCTGTGCGGGCTGCGGGGTGGAAACCGAGGTTCCTTTCGAGCCGACCGGTGTGAAGCCCGTTTACTGCAGGGATTGCTTCCAGGCCAACCGTTCCTACGGCGGCCGGTAG